The DNA window TGAACCGATGCTGGAGCAGTCCTATATGCTGGCGGACAATTTGCTGGAGACAGAGCGCATACCCGACTCCCCAGAGTCGCCTGCTGAGtctgaagaagaagcagcagcagcagcagccgccgccgcttacGATGAGTTTGATTCCGATGTTGATGTGGGCGATACTGAGGCTACGTTTGCACCACAGCCAGATATCTATGGCATTAACGAACATTTTATACCCGATAATGTTGAAATATTCGCTGGCGTCATTGGCTCGTATCGCCCCATGCCGCCCTCCGAGCGCCTGCGCAACGAAATGCGCCAATATTTGCTCAACTTGCCGCTGGATTTTGTTGTGGATGCGCGCGATCTGCTCGCCTATTTGATCTCACTGCTGACCTATGTGATGCCACCGCCAATGCGAGAGTTGTCCAAAATGTTGCGCGTTCTGGCCATGGTCAATGAATTTCTCATTGATGTATATAGCGCCGCCGActgaacaacaaaagctgtgctgctcaacaattttttttcaacactagaaaatttaatatttaatagttgcaaaatataatttaatgcatattaataaatgcacaaaaaaaaaatataaataaacagcagcaactgtaaaaaatttataaaaaatgttgcaagcaaataaaaagaaagagaaagagctaCGACTATAATTGatatttacttttgatttttgctaTAGCGCGCacaatgaaattgaaacggtaaacaagcatatatatatatatatgtgtctgtataattaaaaattactttttagccaatttcaattgttctacgaaaagcgcaaataataaaaattgcgcgctgcgtttgtttgcatgtaaattcaaattatttgcaaaaggAGCCAACCGCATGgatgttaattgaattttaatatataaaaaatgcgcataaatgcAGTTCGCGTATTAATCAGATAATTCTTAGAACCCAAAcaaaagcgagcagcagcagcagctgcagcatcaaaCATCAATGCAGGAGCAGTAAGGATTaacagcggctgctgctgctgccgcttgctgcttgAAACATGAATaatgttgaaatttaattatacataattcaaatgcaatttcaacgGTAAATCTGCAGTGCGGTACAGACGAACGCATCAACGAGCGAACCAACCAAGCGATGAGAGCgaaaattagcagcaaacaacaacaacaaacagcttgcaacaaattgtgcagcATGGAGGTAGCTGCAACGCCAACTTGTgcgtcatttgtttttttgtttattttttcacacacagacacacccACTAATTAGTTAAGCGAAGCGCAGGCTCTGAGCGGCTTTTGGCCATTGCTATGgggcagctgtgtgtgtgtgtgtgtgtgtagcagcgGTTGCATCTTTTGTTTGCGTTGCCGCAGCAACAGACGCAGctcaaaaaagaaattcaatgcattcaaattcacaaaaaattaaatgctatgcattttatatatgaatttcaattatgtgcaatttatttacaatattacaaattaagAGCGTAAataatgctgcaatttaataagcaatttatacatattattttatatttttacaatatttcttatacaaattaagtgaataaattatgctaaagTCTTAACTGGgaattttataagcaattttcaaaattaatttctaggcatattataaatgaacttaaataaaattaaaattatttacaatatttctttttaaacaaattaagtgaataaattatgctagtgttaaattaaatgctgggaattttataagcaattttacatttacaattaaaagaaattcagTGCATTcgattcaaaattaatttctagACATAttacaaatgaatttaaataaaattcaatatatcttattaaacaaattaagagaataaattatgttaaagtcttaaattaaatgctgggaattttataagcaattaaaagaaattgaatgcattcgattcaaaattaattgctaggcatattataaatgaatttaaataaaattcaatttatttacaatatttcttattatacaaattaagtgAATAAATTAGTTCTGAGCTCTCTGCTTGGCCATGAAGTTTGATTTCTTGTTTTCCATTGTCCTTTActtgatttttaatatatttataatattgcgccattatttatttattttatagcaagcgTATCAGCTAGTCAGGCGCAGCTGCtcgacagcagcaaattcTCAGTCAATGGACGCTGCTTATAATTCCAAAGCTCTCGTTTTGAATGCAAGTTTGTctgtttggcttggctttgggCTTAGGTCTGCTcgcattagtgtgtgtgtgtgtgtgtgtgttattaatttgcagctgcgccaAACTCTTTTGAGTCGCAATCGTAAAATCGCAGCCTACTGCCCACAAATGTggcagcatttgcaatttgctctTGCCCCACTGTGCCAATGGGCCACTGACCATACGTAATCCTCGCTTGAGCTTGATTTCCAACgaattttgcatttggctCCATGCAACTCGCGCTGAGTAAAAGTGCAGAGCTtatgttgaattttttattttgcacttttggACTTTTCCATTAGCCACATTCGCGTTTTTCTTGTCAATTCAAGCCAGTAAATGAAATTGACACTAACGCATTTGCTGTCTATTATTAACTGTttattcgttttatttttaagtttgtttactttttgcttaatttgcagGTTAGGCTCGTTGCCAGTGTTGCTTATTGCTCAATTTGGCTGCTGAACTTGTTCACTTGTTCCGCTCAtttgctcagctgctgttCATTGATCAATTAACTCAACTAATTCAGTAACGAGTTAGTGACTTCTTTATTAGCaaagattataaaataaattgtgatCTGTTAacgttatttttaatttttattacaaaaataaaaaaatttctatgcttagttttcaatttaaaactttttaaattcattttggcatttttataaaattgctttaatagcaaaaaatttataaattaatttaacatttttataaaatgtgctaaaatttaataaaacgctTTAAGCACAgttgtttataatattgtttgttttaattattgcatttaaaacattttttagttagtttaataacaataagctcaataatttcatataaatcattttatttttaaattcaagctctaattaatttatttgaatttcttttaatacacaaaatgtatttttaataaaacataattatttatgcaagtaagaattaatagaaaaaatatcaaataaatattgttacttattattattcaaattcGTTGGCTTCCAATTAggaaaatactaaaatatttagcgcagcttaatttaaattagttacattaaaaataagaaagatTTCGGATATAGAGCCGACTTTTAGGcttgttaaataataacagctacttaataataaaaaaaatatgcaaacaaatttgtatttaactattttgttttgccagcAGATGGCGCTGTGCcccaaaagtttttgttgtctcAGTTTGAACGAGAATTGgaaaaaattgcagcacacAATTTGCCTAAATGTGAGACCCGAGAAATTGTAAAAGCACTAAAGAGTGCAAAGGTTAAAAGTATTCAAATGTAAACTCATGCACAGCttaccccccacccccctcgCCCATGCTTAGAGTACAAATCATTAGGTAGAACCAAACCACAATGCGTGTGCTTAAGGACAAAAGAGACGAGAGACGAGCGACGAGcaatggcaaaagcaaagccaaagctaaaagaTGCCGGACAATATAACTGCTAATGCCTAGGCGAAGAGACTGAGGGGGGTAGAGTGGGGTGCATCGAGTGGTGAAGATGATTTTGTGGGCTTGGACATCAGGCTGGAAGCCACAGCTACTTAGAATTGGCCGCAAGCTGTCGACAGCACACACACGAGAGcatgagtgggtgggtggctggttgGGTTGGCTCTTGGTTATGCTAACTTGATCGGCAACGAGtgttaagcattttaattgctggcaTTAATTTTCACATGCATTGCAGTCAGAGCTTCAGttttcaacaatttcaaaGGCATTTAAAGAGAGCTAGAgagagctagagagagagagagagggagagagagggagagagagggagagagagagagagagagagatatcgAAAAGCGTACgcattgtaaataaatacgctctctctttctctctctctctctctctctgcctatTACACTTGAgtactttaatattttattatattaaatcaaactaaacaaacaaaatcgCGCTCTacagaaatattttcattttggtctttatttcttatatttaaattattaaatttaaattatttcttatgcttaaattagaccaaaatcattttgaaaatatgttaGAATTTAGATAAGCTCGCATCTTAACTTTAAACATCAACgacaaacacaaaatttatatttaattttttataaatagttttgtagCAAGTGCTGCTAATtggaatatttatatattttaagatttaatttaattcaattttctttCAATCCCCAATACgcttaaattcaataacaataaatatttcttatttattgtattttatagtaaattgcaatatttatttagtaatagttgcaaatatttatatgcttttagaattaatatttaatttattttaaaaaaattattttattagtttaattttatttatttatttatttttaattgtagcctagaattaaattctatgttgctttggctaacaaaggccttcaggctggattaatttaatttattttaatgcaatgctCAAGccttttcattattttaatttttattcattgccaaaacagcaaaaattcaACGATTTTATTCTGGAATAGTTATAGtactaatattatttattttattaatttaatttatataacttactcaagcttatttattttactgcaGCTGATCGCGTTTAGTTAGTTActtgaattaatataaaatgctaaagGGCAAACCTTTTTCCAACACCTTTGGCCCATTTTGAGCGCTTTAAATGGAGTTTTGCACACGAAAACTTTCGGGGGCAACCTTCTTGCCtcgcctttgtgtgtgtgtgtgtgtgtggcaacttgacaaaactgaaaatgaaaaaacttTGCCCTGGCTCTGATGTCGTGTGGCAAAGCGGCGTTtgtattttcagttttttttcttattttttcgTGTCTAGCTCCCCTTTTCaatatctattttattttattttttttgtcagttTTACCGCAAGACTTGCGcctagaaaaataaaagaaaatgcaaagagTTGGAAGCCGCCAAGTGGACTTTGGGCTCAACATATTGATTTTGAAACGTCGTCTGTTTGTCTATCGAGCTCATTGCGAGTTGCAGCAGTTCGAGTCAAGGTGAGGGCCGAAAGGCTGCAAGTTGTGGCCAAAGCACTTGCCACAAGTAGCTGAAAGCTAAGAtcagttaaagcttaaaattccataaaaaacaaattgtaataagAAACTGTttaagtttgtattttttttattaatataataataagcacATTAAAAAGTTGGCGACTTttgagaaaataaaaagcttactttaaatttaaactattaatttacaaattgcctaaataaaacaaaaacttgttgatttatataaaaatgttagagCTTaagaatatacaaaaaatgctaagcaacaaatttttaaaaattaatttacatgtTTTAGGCGATTTGCtaagcatataaattgttggcTTTGTTATTTTGATTGAGCTTAAGGCTTAGCCAACAATTACAGCTCAAAGTCTTGGCAGCTCAAATggctttgaaattaatttttcaattgcttacttttgtcttttaatatttgtgcTTATACCTATTGCCGGCAAGTACTTTAATATTCAATAACTAATATTAATCTTTAATATGCAATAACAAACACTAAACTTAGAGCTCAGTGCgacttttttaaacaaattatgactCTAAGCTAAGCTTATAAAGTGGCAAAAAAATACTGcgaatatttgtaatatataaat is part of the Drosophila busckii strain San Diego stock center, stock number 13000-0081.31 chromosome X, ASM1175060v1, whole genome shotgun sequence genome and encodes:
- the LOC117134933 gene encoding uncharacterized protein LOC117134933, producing the protein MIGDRPAIFRADYNEEHDMLVDEAEEHEGYMSDSSDLTNWTSSTSSSVDEVQLVLEASEEATYEPMLEQSYMLADNLLETERIPDSPESPAESEEEAAAAAAAAAYDEFDSDVDVGDTEATFAPQPDIYGINEHFIPDNVEIFAGVIGSYRPMPPSERLRNEMRQYLLNLPLDFVVDARDLLAYLISLLTYVMPPPMRELSKMLRVLAMVNEFLIDVYSAAD